Proteins found in one Balaenoptera musculus isolate JJ_BM4_2016_0621 chromosome 4, mBalMus1.pri.v3, whole genome shotgun sequence genomic segment:
- the USF3 gene encoding basic helix-loop-helix domain-containing protein USF3 isoform X1 gives MPEMTENETPTKKQHRKKNRETHNAVERHRKKKINAGINRIGELIPCSPALKQSKNMILDQAFKYITELKRQNDELLLNGGNNEQAEEIKKLRKQLEEIQKENGRYIELLKANDICLYDDPTIHWKGNLKNSKVSVVIPSDQVQKNIIVYSNGSQPGGNSQGTAVQGITFNVGHNLQKQTANVVPVQRTCNLVTPVSISGVYPSENKPWHQTTVSALAANQPVPLCLPATISAQNLLEVSTSESESSVLGASSGSLVSVPVGPEPPQHHSLHTCLKDQSSSENKNGQESPQLLKKTVPCATSVSSSCSATATKGHQGSKSCLSVQECRSDFQTTLVVSVTTTVCSQPPRSAGDSCPASISKGADLTSVTAVGAPSAPGGGETATPVSTLPANPVDSGWTLSCSLPSSAVSASDLKNINSLTRISSAGNTQTTWTTLQLAGNTIQPLSQTPSSAVTPALNECGTNPTTTNHSRCVATGVNLNNSSPAAGQPVEQVVVTLPSCPSLPMQSLIAQPQVKSQPPKSILPLNSAMQVIQMAQPVGSAVNAAPANQNVIILQPPSTTPCPTMMRAEVPNQTVGQQIVIIQAANQNPLPLLSAPPPGSVRLPVNGASAIIGSNNSVQNVSTPQSFGGKHLVHILPRPSSLSASNSTQTFSVTMSNQQQPQTISLNGQLFALQPVMSSSGTTSQTPMQIIQPTTSEDPNTNVALNTFGALASLNQSISQMAGQSCVQLSVSQPANPQTAANSQTTPANCVSLTTAVASPMTTENSATLPSTYNLVTTPSMNTVACLPNMKSKRLNKKPSVKKHLATNKSACTLNPARDVGKLDCPSSEGSTERSCNDGLLDRLPGVLPSVTMSQANSVSVSGSHSLDVLNSESVIPESIPKSKSAEESSSSSQESVTSEHFTMAPAKSKDSLPVFQRETSQDKPPTSLALPDAAKSSTSANVLISSENDPHVLASQVSDLSSATSTASTDCVSEVEVIAEPYRAEQDSSATVQTTGLLKGQGLTALLSGLAKGKDPQKSSLSVQVDHPDFSSENSKIVHSSVDLHPKQELLLMSSDDRDPGQHHSCIPDQEVISGSLLTSRQADSPMSTSSGSSRSFSVASMLPETTREDVTSNATTNTCDSCTFVEQTDIVALAARAIFDQENLEKGRAGTQADIREVPSKPSEASSLEGDQPFKTQISKENGPGQAEATPNEFNSQDSIEATVGRPLEKPSCSIGMKTSNASLQVSTSQPPSITSLSVNNLIPQSSISHPLVSCAGLSQTSEQTAVPATVNLTVSSSSYGSQPPGPSLMTEYSQEQLNTMAGTIPNPQIQEPLLKPSHESRKNSAKRAVQDDLLLSSAKRQKHCQPAPLRLEGLSLMSRTPDSISDQTQMMVSQIPPNSSNSAVPISNPAHGDGLTRLFPPGNNFVAPALRQTEVQCNSQPSVAEQQQTQASQHLQALQQHVPAQGVPHLHSNHLYLKQQQQQAGQLRERHHLYQLQHHVPHAESSVHSQPHVHQQRTLQQEVQMQKKRTLVQGTQASQLSLQPKHHGTDQSRPKSGQPHPHHQQMQQQMQQHFGSSQPEKSRENPSTSRSHHNHPQNHLSQDIMHQQEVGSRQQGAGVSSEHVSGHNPMQRLLTSRGIEQQMVSQPSIVTRPSDMTCTPHRPERNRVSSYSAEALIGKTSSNSEQRMGISIQGSRISDQLEMRSYLDVPRNKSLAIHNMQGRVDHTVTSDIRLSDCQTFKPSGASQQPQSNFEVQSSRNNEIGNPVSSLRSMQSQAFRISQNPGPPPIDRQKRLPYPPVQTIPTGNAVPPRDGENTCHQSFMQSLLAPHLGDQVIGSQRSLPEHQRNTQCGPSSAIEYNCPPTHESVHIRRESEGQNRESCDMSLGAINTRNSTLNIPFSSSSSSGDIQGRNTSPNVSVQKSNPMRITDSHGTKGHMNPPVTTNMHGVARPGLPHPSVSHGNADQGPPVRQTSSSVPQRSRHPLQDSSGSKIRQPERNRSGNQRHSNVFDPSLPHLPLSTSGSMILGRQQPTTEKRGSIVRFMPDGPQVPNDNSAPDQHTLSQNFGFPFIPEGGMNPPINANTSFIPQVTQPSATRTPALIPVDPQNTLPSFYPPYSPAHPTLSNDISIPYFSNQMFSNPSTEKVNSGSLNNRFGSILSPPRPVGFAQPSFPLLPDMPPMHMTNSHLSNFNMTSLFPEIATALPDGSAMSPLLTIANSSASDSSKQSSNRPAHNISHILGHDCSSAV, from the exons TGGAGAGgcatagaaagaagaaaatcaatgcTGGGATAAACAGAATAGGAGAGCTGATCCCATGCTCCCCTGCGCTGAAACAG AGCAAGAATATGATCCTGGACCAAGCCTTTAAGTATATAACAGAATTGAAAAGGCAAAACGATGAACTCCTGCTTAACGGAGGAAACAATGAACAAG ctgaagaaattaaaaagctaCGTAAACAACTGGaagaaattcaaaaagaaaatggccGATATATTGAATTACTAAAAGCAAATGACATATGTTTATACGACGACCCCACAATCCACTGGAAAGGAAATCTTAAAAACTCAAAGGTCTCTGTTGTTATTCCCAGTGACCAGGTTCAAAAGAATATCATTGTTTATTCCAACGGGAGTCAGCCTGGTGGAAATAGCCAGGGAACAGCTGTTCAGGGGATAACCTTTAACGTTGGTCATAATTTACAAAAGCAAACTGCCAATGTGGTGCCAGTACAGAGGACGTGCAATCTTGTGACTCCTGTGTCTATTTCTGGAGTTTACCCTTCTGAAAACAAGCCATGGCATCAGACCACGGTTTCTGCGTTGGCTGCCAACCAGCCTGTTCCTCTTTGTCTTCCTGCTACCATTTCTGCTCAAAATCTTCTTGAGGTTTCCACCTCCGAAAGCGAGTCGAGTGTGCTTGGTGCTAGCAGTGGCTCACTGGTCAGTGTCCCTGTCGGGCCTGAACCACCCCAGCATCATTCCCTGCACACATGTCTAAAGGATCAAAGTTCTTCTGAAAATAAGAATGGGCAAGAGAGCCCCCAATTATTGAAGAAAACAGTCCCTTGTGCCACAAGCGTCTCCTCCAGCTGCTCAGCAACTGCCACTAAAGGACACCAAGGAAGCAAGTCCTGCCTGAGCGTACAGGAGTGCAGAAGTGATTTTCAAACCACCTTGGTTGTTTCCGTTACCACGACGGTCTGCTCCCAGCCTCCAAGATCTGCAGGTGATTCTTGTCCAGCGAGCATTAGCAAGGGCGCAGACTTGACAAGTGTTACTGCGGTGGGGGCCCCATCTGcccctggaggaggggagaccGCCACCCCTGTGAGCACCCTTCCTGCAAACCCTGTGGACAGTGGTTGGACTCTTTCTTGTTCTTTGCCTTCTTCAGCTGTTAGTGCTTCGGATTTGAAAAACATTAATAGCCTTACCCGAATTTCCTCAGCTGGAAACACGCAGACGACGTGGACTACTTTGCAACTGGCGGGGAACACTATTCAGCCCTTAAGCCAGACACCATCTTCTGCTGTGACTCCGGCATTAAATGAGTGTGGTACTAACCCCACCACGACCAACCACAGTAGATGTGTGGCTACAGGCGTCAACTTGAATAATTCCTCTCCAGCAGCTGGGCAGCCAGTTGAGCAAGTAGTTGTAACCTTGCCTTCTTGTCCATCTTTACCTATGCAGTCACTGATTGCCCAGCCACAAGTTAAATCTCAGCCTCCAAAAAGTATCCTTCCACTGAATTCAGCAATGCAAGTGATTCAGATGGCTCAGCCAGTTGGGTCGGCTGTTAACGCAGCTCCTGCTAATCAAAACGTTATCATTCTTCAGCCACCCAGCACGACCCCGTGCCCAACAATGATGAGGGCAGAGGTTCCCAACCAAACAGTAGGCCAACAGATAGTAATCATACAGGCAGCTAATCAGAACCCTTTGCCACTCCTCTCCGCTCCACCTCCTGGCTCTGTTCGACTCCCTGTCAATGGAGCCAGTGCTATCATAGGGTCTAACAATTCAGTGCAAAATGTTTCGACCCCACAGAGTTTTGGAGGAAAGCACCTTGTCCACATATTACCAAGACCTTCATCTTTATCAGCATCTAATTCAacacaaactttttctgtaaccATGTCAAACCAACAGCAGCCTCAAACCATTTCTTTAAATGGACAGCTCTTTGCTTTGCAGCCCGTGATGTCTTCATCAGGAACTACAAGTCAAACCCCTATGCAAATTATTCAACCTACCACCAGCGAAGATCCAAATACCAATGTTGCCCTGAATACATTTGGCGCTTTGGCCAGCCTCAATCAAAGCATATCGCAGATGGCTGGGCAGAGCTGTGTACAACTGTCTGTTAGCCAGCCTGCCAATCCTCAAACCGCTGCAAATAGTCAAACCACCCCAGCTAACTGTGTTTCATTAACAACAGCTGTAGCATCTCCCATGACAACGGAGAATTCAGCCACACTACCCAGTACGTATAATCTAGTGACTACTCCCTCAATGAACACTGTAGCTTGTTTGCCTAACATGAAGTCCAAAAGGCTGAATAAGAAGCCGAGCGTCAAGAAACACTTAGCCACTAATAAGTCAGCCTGCACCCTGAATCCAGCCAGAGATGTGGGTAAGTTAGACTGCCCCAGCTCCGAAGGCTCCACAGAGCGATCGTGTAATGATGGACTTCTGGACAGACTCCCTGGTGTGTTACCATCTGTCACTATGTCCCAGGCAAATAGTGTAAGTGTTTCTGGCTCACATTCTTTGGATGTTCTGAATTCTGAATCAGTGATACCTGAGTCTATACCCAAATCTAAGTCAGCAGAAGAGTCTAGCTCATCCTCCCAAGAATCTGTAACAAGTGAACATTTTACAATGGCCCCAGCAAAATCCAAAGATTCTCTCCCCGTTTTCCAGCGAGAGACATCTCAGGATAAGCCACCAACTAGTTTGGCATTGCCAGATGCCGCCAAATCCTCCACTTCAGCCAACGTGTTGATTTCGTCTGAGAATGATCCCCACGTTTTGGCTTCTCAGGTTTCCGATTTGTCATCCGCCACGAGCACTGCAAGTACTGACTGTGTTTCTGAGGTAGAAGTCATTGCTGAACCTTACAGGGCTGAGCAAGATTCATCAGCTACAGTGCAAACCACAGGTCTCTTAAAGGGGCAGGGTTTAACTGCATTGCTATCTGGTCTTGCTAAAGGAAAAGACCCTCAGAAATCATCTCTTTCAGTCCAGGTGGACCATCCTGACTTTTCttcagaaaattctaaaatagtCCATTCAAGTGTTGATTTACATCCCAAACAGGAGCTATTACTGATGAGCAGTGACGATAGAGATCCAGGACAGCATCATTCCTGCATCCCTGATCAGGAGGTTATCAGTGGTTCTTTGCTCACCAGTAGGCAGGCTGACTCTCCCATGTCAACCAGCTCTGGCAGTAGTCGTAGTTTCTCAGTTGCATCCATGCTTCCTGAAACAACTAGAGAGGATGTCACCAGCAATGCAACGACCAATACGTGTGACAGCTGTACCTTTGTAGAGCAAACTGATATAGTTGCTCTTGCAGCAAGAGCTATTTTTGACCAGGAGAACCTTGAGAAGGGAAGAGCTGGCACCCAGGCTGATATAAGGGAAGTTCCTTCAAAGCCTTCTGAAGCATCCTCTTTAGAGGGAGACCAGCCTTTCAAAACACAGATATCTAAAGAGAACGGCCCAGGACAGGCAGAAGCAACACCAAATGAATTTAATTCTCAGGATTCAATTGAAGCAACTGTGGGTCGGCCCCTTGAAAAGCCAAGTTGCTCCATAGGAATGAAAACATCAAATGCCTCTTTACAGGTTTCGACTTCTCAGCCACCAAGCATCACCAGTTTAAGTGTGAATAATCTTATCCCTCAGAGCAGCATCAGCCATCCTCTGGTCAGCTGCGCTGGTTTATCCCAGACTTCAGAGCAAACAGCTGTTCCTGCAACAGTTAATCTGACGGTTTCGTCTAGCTCCTATGGCAGTCAGCCTCCTGGACCATCTCTGATGACCGAATACTCCCAAGAACAGCTAAATACTATGGCTGGTACCATACCAAATCCACAGATTCAAGAGCCACTCTTGAAGCCAAGTCATGAAAGCCGTAAAAACTCTGCTAAGCGTGCTGTCCAAGATGACCTCTTACTGTCTTCAGCTAAACGTCAAAAGCACTGTCAGCCGGCTCCCCTCCGGCTTGAAGGTCTGTCCCTGATGAGCCGAACTCCAGACAGCATTTCCGATCAAACTCAAATGATGGTTAGTCAGATCCCTCCCAACTCTTCAAACTCAGCTGTGCCTATTAGCAACCCAGCACATGGAGATGGCCTTACGCGATTATTTCCACCTGGTAACAACTTTGTGGCCCCTGCGTTGAGGCAAACTGAGGTTCAGTGCAATTCGCAGCCTTCCGTGGCTGAGCAGCAGCAAACGCAGGCCAGCCAACATCTGCAGGCCCTGCAGCAGCATGTTCCAGCTCAAGGGGTGCCTCACCTGCATAGTAACCATCTCTActtaaagcagcagcagcagcaagcagGGCAGTTAAGAGAGAGACATCACTTATATCAACTGCAGCATCACGTACCTCACGCGGAGAGCTCTGTCCACTCTCAGCCCCACGTCCACCAACAGAGAACCCTGCAACAGGAAgttcagatgcagaaaaagaggaCTCTTGTTCAGGGCACTCAGGCCTCTCAGCTTTCTTTACAACCCAAGCACCATGGAACTGACCAATCCCGACCCAAGAGCGGTCAGCCACACCCCCACCATCAGCAGATGCAGCAACAGATGCAGCAACACTTTGGAAGCTCCCAGCCAGAGAAGAGTCGTGAAAACCCTTCCACAAGCCGGAGTCACCATAACCATCCGCAGAACCATCTCAGTCAAGACATCATGCACCAGCAGGAGGTGGGAAGCCGGCAGCAAGGTGCGGGGGTTTCTTCTGAACACGTATCTGGGCATAATCCAATGCAGAGGCTTTTGACGTCAAGAGGCATAGAGCAGCAAATGGTGTCCCAACCGAGTATCGTGACGAGACCATCAGACATGACTTGTACTCCACACAGGCCAGAGAGAAATAGAGTTTCAAGTTACTCTGCGGAGGCACTCATTGGAAAGACATCTTCTAATTCAGAGCAGAGAATGGGTATATCGATTCAGGGTTCCAGAATTTCAGATCAGCTTGAAATGAGAAGCTACCTTGATGTTCCCAGAAATAAGAGTTTGGCCATTCATAATATGCAGGGTCGTGTGGACCATACTGTTACCTCAGATATCCGCCTTTCTGACTGTCAGACATTTAAGCCAAGCGGAGCCAGTCAGCAGCCCCAGAGTAATTTTGAAGTACAGTCttcaagaaataatgaaataggtAACCCTGTGTCATCCTTGAGGAGTATGCAGTCCCAGGCTTTTCGAATTAGTCAAAACCCTGGTCCACCACCAATTGACCGCCAAAAGAGATTACCTTACCCACCAGTTCAGACCATCCCAACAGGAAATGCTGTCCCACCAAGGGACGGTGAAAATACATGTCACCAAAGTTTCATGCAGAGTTTACTTGCCCCTCACCTGGGTGATCAGGTCATTGGGAGCCAGAGATCACTCCCAGAGCATCAGAGGAATACACAGTGTGGTCCCTCCTCTGCAATCGAATATAATTGTCCCCCAACTCATGAAAGTGTCCATATTAGAAGAGAGAGTGAGGGTCAGAATAGGGAGAGTTGTGACATGTCCCTGGGTGCAATTAACACCAGGAACAGCACTTTGAATATTCCATTTTCGAGTTCTTCTTCCTCAGGAGATATTCAAGGTCGAAACACAAGTCCCAACGTTTCTGTACAGAAGTCCAATCCCATGAGGATTACTGACAGTCACGGGACCAAGGGCCACATGAACCCTCCAGTCACAACCAACATGCATGGGGTTGCAAGGCCAGGTTTGCCGCATCCGTCTGTGTCTCACGGAAATGCTGACCAAGGGCCTCCTGTACGTCAAACTAGTTCTTCAGTTCCCCAGCGATCAAGGCATCCCTTGCAAGACAGCAGCGGTTCCAAAATTCGTCAGCCTGAAAGGAATCGCTCTGGAAACCAAAGACACAGTAATGTCTTTGATCCAAGTCTTCCCCATCTTCCTCTGTCTACTAGTGGCAGTATGATTCTCGGACGCCAACAACCCACtacagaaaagagaggaagtaTTGTTCGTTTCATGCCTGATGGCCCACAAGTACCTAATGATAATTCAGCGCCTGACCAGCATACACTATCACAAAATTTTGGTTTTCCGTTTATTCCTGAGGGTGGCATGAATCCACCAATAAATGCTAATACTTCTTTCATTCCACAGGTTACTCAGCCTAGTGCCACTCGAACTCCAGCCCTCATCCCTGTAGATCCCCAAAATACTCTCCCCTCCTTCTATCCCCCATACTCTCCTGCTCATCCTACACTGTCCAATGATATTTCAATCCCCTATTTTTCTAATCAAATGTTCTCGAATCCTAGCACAGAGAAGGTAAACAGTGGAAGTTTGAATAACCGATTTGGATCAATTTTATCTCCTCCTAGACCTGTTGGTTTTGCTCAACCAagttttcctcttctccctgaTATGCCCCCAATGCACATGACCAACTCTCACTTATCCAATTTTAATATGACATCTTTGTTTCCAGAAATAGCTACAGCTCTCCCTGACGGCTCAGCAATGTCACCTTTGCTTACGATAGCAAACTCGTCTGCCTCGGACTCTTCCAAGCAGTCCTCAAACAGACCTGCCCACAACATAAGCCATATTTTAGGTCATGATTGCAGTTCAGCTGTTTAA